Genomic DNA from Clavibacter michiganensis:
CAGGGCGGCCCGGCGGAGCCACACGTCCTGCTCGCCCGCCCACCGGTCGAGGGCCTGGTCGGCCCGGGCGCGCGCGGTGCCGGAGAGCCGCTCGACGAGCGGGCCGATGACGTCGAGGGCGAGCGGATCCACGAGCGCCCGCAGCCGCGCATCCCGCACGAACCCCTCGATGCGCGTGAGATCGCCGTTGTCGAGCCCGTCGACGTGCGCCTGCAGCAGCACGACGGCCGCGAGCCGTCGCTCGTAGACGCGCGACCGCCAGAGCTCGGAGGCGAGCGCGACCGCCTCGTCGCGGGTCATCCCCGGACGCCGCCGCCCGAGGTCGCGCACCGTCCCGCGCACGGCGCCCACGGACGCGCCCACGAACTCGAGGTCGGAGCGCAGCCGCTCCCGCTCCGCCTCGGCGCGGTACCACGCGCCCTCCCGCTCGAGCGCCGCCGCGACGAACTCGGCGTCCTCGGTCATCCGGCGAGCGGCGCCGAGCCCTCGCGCCCGGTGCGGTGCACGAAGGCGCGGCCGAACTCGGACAGCACCTGCTCCGCCGTGTGGGTCGGGGTCCAGCCGAGCACCTCGCGGGCGCGGTCGGTCGACATCACGGGCACGTTCGCGGCGATGTCGATCCAGCCGGGATCCGTCCGCTGCACGCGCAGCCGCCAGCTCGCCGACACGAGCGCCCGCAGCGCCGGCAGCGGCACCGTCACGACGCGCGCGTCGAGGAGGCGGCCGACGAGCGCGGCGTCGACGACGGGATCCGCCGCCACGTTGAACGCCCCGGGAGCGCGCCGCTCGACCGCACGCCAGAACGCGTCCGCGACGTCCTCGTTGTGCACCACCTGCGAGACGAGCTCGCGGGGGAGCGGCAGCACCGGGGTGCGGGTGGCGAGCGAGAGCCAGCGCGTGGGGATCCACCGCCCCAGGAAGAGGCCGGCGATCTCCGCGGCGGCCTCGTCGTGCATCACGAGCCCGGGCCGCATGCGCGTCACCACGATCTCGGGGTGCGCCTCCTCGAACGCGTCCATCGCGCGCTCGTTCTCGGCCTTGTGCCGGGAGTAGTGGGAGGTGTGGATCCCGCCGGTCGGCCAGGACTCGTCGCGCGGCCGGTCCTTCGGGGCCGCGCTGTACGCGCCCACCGACGACGCGACGACCACCTGGGGCACGCCCGCCTGCGCGACGGCCTCGAGCACGTTCGCCGTGCCGATGACGTTCGTGCGGTGCATCACGCGCTCGCGATGGTTCGGCTGCAGCGCCCAGCCGAGGTGGATCACCGCGTCGGCGCCGCGCATGGTGGCCGCGAGCCCGGAGACGGCGCCCGCGGCGCCGATGTCGGCGAGGCGCCAGGTGACCTGGGAGTACGGCTCGAGGGAGGCGTCGGGCATGCGCCGGGCGACGCCCACGATCTCGGCGCCCGCGGCGTGGAGGCGGCGCAGCACCCCGGTGCCGAGGTTCCCGGTCGCTCCGATGACGACGACGCGCATGCTGCTCCTCTCCTGCGGACGGGACCCGTCGGGCCGGCTGATCC
This window encodes:
- a CDS encoding DNA alkylation repair protein, which produces MTEDAEFVAAALEREGAWYRAEAERERLRSDLEFVGASVGAVRGTVRDLGRRRPGMTRDEAVALASELWRSRVYERRLAAVVLLQAHVDGLDNGDLTRIEGFVRDARLRALVDPLALDVIGPLVERLSGTARARADQALDRWAGEQDVWLRRAALLAPTRPLRAGGGDWDGFLCRARTAQAAPRGGHDVVREAVERVRDLVRETRPDLA
- a CDS encoding NAD-dependent epimerase/dehydratase family protein, whose amino-acid sequence is MRVVVIGATGNLGTGVLRRLHAAGAEIVGVARRMPDASLEPYSQVTWRLADIGAAGAVSGLAATMRGADAVIHLGWALQPNHRERVMHRTNVIGTANVLEAVAQAGVPQVVVASSVGAYSAAPKDRPRDESWPTGGIHTSHYSRHKAENERAMDAFEEAHPEIVVTRMRPGLVMHDEAAAEIAGLFLGRWIPTRWLSLATRTPVLPLPRELVSQVVHNEDVADAFWRAVERRAPGAFNVAADPVVDAALVGRLLDARVVTVPLPALRALVSASWRLRVQRTDPGWIDIAANVPVMSTDRAREVLGWTPTHTAEQVLSEFGRAFVHRTGREGSAPLAG